From Desulfosoma caldarium, the proteins below share one genomic window:
- the rsfS gene encoding ribosome silencing factor, with translation MANTARQSENTRTRMDPLSKALSCAKEADTRKALDMVLLDVSKITTVADYFLICSGRSSRQVQGIAEAVQARLRQLGVRPLGVEGEREGHWVLLDYGDVIVHIFYQPIRELYDLESLWSEGAVVPLDEHLVVPKGERE, from the coding sequence ATGGCCAACACAGCTAGACAGTCCGAGAACACGCGAACCCGCATGGATCCTTTGTCCAAAGCGCTTTCGTGCGCCAAGGAGGCCGACACCCGCAAGGCTTTGGATATGGTCCTTTTGGATGTGTCAAAGATCACCACGGTTGCCGATTATTTTTTGATCTGCAGCGGTCGATCCAGCCGTCAGGTGCAGGGCATCGCCGAGGCGGTGCAAGCACGGCTGCGGCAACTGGGCGTACGCCCTCTAGGTGTGGAGGGGGAACGAGAAGGGCATTGGGTGCTTTTGGATTACGGGGATGTCATCGTGCACATTTTCTATCAGCCCATTCGAGAACTTTACGACCTGGAAAGTCTGTGGTCTGAGGGCGCCGTGGTGCCTTTGGATGAGCATCTGGTGGTCCCCAAAGGTGAACGAGAATGA
- a CDS encoding M48 family metallopeptidase, which translates to MTRSWRRVLYGVLVLSLLFAAGPSRTWALELDEEKELGRKILQMVRDHFRLIEDPEVVGYVQAVGRRVVRALGPVHYDYAFFVIDDATPNAFAIPGGYVFVFRGLLELMDSEAELASILAHELAHVQSRHIHKQLERGRILSIAGIVGTLAGAFLGLESDAARALAMGTMAGAQTLQLKYSREDEEEADRLGFEYLVSAGYEPRAMVTVMQKMRRMNWQSDSRVPSYLMTHPAMGERVGYLELLVERKGARPSSAKVRDALGDYPFVLAILLSRHAEFGEAQRRFQGWLQDPARKAAALYGLGRIHLSKGRLDEALNLLRQAAVLKPMSHLVLTGLGETYHRLGRLEEAEKALRSALALDDESPMAHLRLGLVYQDQEKWQEALRHLKRAEALAPLNPELDYQLGVVYGRMQDLGPAHYYLARHAMRRGDAKLVAFHMQKAKIYLPASDDRLRELERWLKESRKTSRGS; encoded by the coding sequence ATGACACGATCTTGGCGCCGAGTCTTGTACGGGGTGTTGGTTTTGAGTCTGCTGTTTGCGGCGGGGCCGTCACGAACGTGGGCTCTGGAGCTGGACGAGGAAAAGGAACTGGGCCGCAAGATACTGCAGATGGTTCGCGACCATTTCCGCCTCATTGAAGACCCGGAGGTGGTCGGATACGTGCAAGCCGTGGGCCGGCGCGTGGTGCGCGCGTTAGGGCCCGTGCACTACGATTACGCCTTTTTTGTCATCGACGACGCCACGCCCAACGCCTTTGCCATTCCCGGAGGGTACGTCTTTGTCTTTCGAGGACTTTTGGAACTTATGGACTCCGAAGCGGAATTGGCAAGCATTCTGGCACACGAACTGGCGCACGTACAGTCCCGCCACATTCACAAGCAGCTGGAAAGAGGCCGGATTTTAAGCATCGCCGGCATTGTGGGAACTTTGGCGGGAGCGTTTTTGGGTCTGGAAAGCGATGCGGCCCGGGCTCTGGCCATGGGCACCATGGCCGGCGCGCAAACGCTACAGCTAAAGTACAGTCGAGAAGACGAAGAGGAGGCGGATCGCCTGGGGTTTGAATATCTCGTGTCGGCGGGCTATGAGCCTCGGGCCATGGTGACGGTCATGCAAAAGATGCGGCGCATGAATTGGCAGAGCGATTCCCGGGTGCCGTCCTATCTCATGACCCACCCTGCCATGGGAGAACGGGTGGGGTATTTGGAGCTGTTGGTGGAGCGCAAAGGGGCTCGGCCGTCGAGCGCAAAGGTTCGCGATGCCCTGGGAGATTATCCCTTTGTGCTCGCCATCTTGCTGAGTCGGCACGCCGAATTTGGGGAGGCACAGAGGCGTTTTCAAGGATGGCTTCAGGACCCGGCGCGCAAAGCGGCGGCTCTTTACGGGCTGGGTCGCATTCACTTATCCAAGGGCCGCCTGGACGAGGCGCTGAATCTTCTGCGCCAGGCCGCCGTTCTGAAGCCCATGAGCCATCTGGTGTTGACGGGTTTGGGCGAGACCTATCATCGACTTGGGCGCTTGGAAGAGGCGGAAAAAGCGCTGCGTTCGGCCCTTGCCCTGGACGATGAATCCCCCATGGCGCACTTGCGCTTGGGACTTGTGTATCAAGATCAGGAAAAATGGCAGGAAGCCCTGCGGCACCTTAAGAGAGCCGAGGCCTTGGCGCCGCTGAACCCTGAGCTGGATTATCAGCTGGGGGTCGTCTATGGGCGCATGCAGGATCTGGGGCCGGCCCATTATTATCTGGCCCGGCATGCCATGAGGCGCGGGGATGCCAAGCTTGTGGCGTTTCATATGCAAAAGGCCAAAATTTACCTGCCGGCATCGGACGATCGCCTTCGAGAATTGGAGCGATGGCTCAAAGAAAGTCGAAAAACTTCTCGCGGTTCCTGA
- the nadD gene encoding nicotinate-nucleotide adenylyltransferase — protein MSRDVLRRLGILGGTFNPVHLGHLRMAEEAVEALALDLCLFLPAWVPPHKPDPHLVAFEHRWRMLELATAGHPRFGLSDVEKRLRGTSYTVRTLRTLYLELPPETQLFLLVGTDAFFEMPTWWRYGEIFRLATVVVLDRPNLATEDVLAFLHKHVSTDYGHEATDGQEGSRAARTVYRSITRFPVVCLKTTRLDIASSRIRTLVAEGKSIRFLVPDAVMDYISEKSLYRSTRAKCP, from the coding sequence ATGAGCCGGGATGTTTTAAGGCGCCTGGGTATTTTGGGCGGCACGTTCAATCCGGTGCATTTGGGCCATTTGCGCATGGCCGAAGAGGCCGTGGAAGCTCTAGCCTTGGACCTGTGCCTATTCCTACCGGCCTGGGTGCCTCCCCACAAACCCGACCCGCATCTTGTGGCCTTTGAACACCGATGGCGCATGCTGGAGCTGGCTACGGCCGGCCACCCGCGCTTTGGCCTCTCGGATGTGGAAAAACGCCTGCGCGGCACATCTTACACCGTGCGCACCCTTCGAACCCTTTACCTGGAGCTGCCGCCCGAAACCCAGCTCTTCCTTTTGGTGGGTACCGACGCTTTTTTTGAAATGCCCACTTGGTGGCGGTATGGTGAAATTTTTCGGTTAGCCACGGTGGTCGTGCTTGATAGGCCTAACCTCGCTACCGAAGACGTTCTGGCTTTTCTACATAAGCATGTGTCCACGGATTATGGCCACGAGGCGACTGATGGGCAGGAAGGCAGCCGTGCGGCGCGGACCGTTTACCGGTCCATCACGCGGTTTCCTGTGGTGTGCCTAAAAACCACTCGGCTCGATATTGCTTCGTCGCGCATTCGAACTCTGGTGGCCGAGGGAAAATCCATTCGGTTTCTGGTCCCCGACGCGGTGATGGATTATATTAGTGAAAAGAGCTTGTATCGGTCAACACGAGCAAAATGTCCGTGA